The Brassica napus cultivar Da-Ae chromosome C7, Da-Ae, whole genome shotgun sequence genome has a segment encoding these proteins:
- the LOC106349000 gene encoding UV-B-induced protein At3g17800, chloroplastic-like → MDTSLSHQGSLSFLPSRRDSARRISGGVCALLPWRRKVRYDSMVVVAGAGAGASIDSPLVPRSAQGKFLSCVLMKKRPLFHFAVADLLKHLAEDKEAALSRMFLSSGSDEASLHRRIAQLKESNCQTAIEDIMYMLILYKFSEIRVPLVPKLSTCIYNGKLEVWPSKDWELESIHSRDVLELIKEHSNAVISLRVDSTLTDDLETTEIDKHHLSRVYTASILYGYFLKSASLRHQLECSLSEGITKQLRHYISGFDPKILQRCAKPRSREAKNLIKKQSLALFGPEGKEEESVIVTSFSSLKRLLLEAVAFGSFLWDTEEYVDGAFKLKENENAEENSSV, encoded by the exons atggaCACCTCTCTCTCCCACCAGGGATCCCTCTCGTTTCTCCCTTCGCGCCGCGATTCCGCCCGGCGAATAAGCGGCGGCGTTTGCGCTCTTCTTCCGTGGAGGCGTAAGGTCCGGTACGATTCGATGGTGGTTGTTGCCGGTGCGGGAGCGGGAGCGAGCATCGACTCGCCTCTCGTACCCCGCTCGGCTCAGGGGAAGTTTCTAAGCTGCGTCTTGATGAAAAAGCGGCCGCTTTTTCACTTCGCCGTCGCTGATTTGCTCAAGCATCTCGCTGAAGACAAGGAAGCAGCTTTATCTCGCATGTTCCTCAGTTCTGGTTCCGATGAAGCTTCTCTCCAcag AAGGATAGCTCAGCTCAAGGAGAGTAATTGCCAGACCGCGATAGAAGACATAATGTACATGTTGATCTTGTACAAATTCTCAGAGATCAGAGTGCCTCTTGTTCCGAAGCTCTCCACTTGCATCTACAACGGAAAGCTCGAGGTCTGGCCTTCGAAAGACTGGGAGCTCGAATCAATCCATAGCCGCGACGTTCTTGAACTCATCAAAGAACACAGCAACGCAGTCATCAGCTTAAGAGTTGATTCAACTTTGACTGATGATCTGGAGACGACCGAGATCGATAAGCATCATCTCAGTAGAGTGTACACAGCTTCGATCTTGTACGGTTACTTTTTGAAATCGGCTTCCCTCAGGCACCAACTCGAATGCTCGCTGTCGGAAGGCATCACCAAGCAGCTGAGACATTACATCTCCGGGTTTGATCCGAAGATACTGCAGAGATGCGCAAAGCCGAGGTCACGTGAGGCCAAGAACTTGATAAAGAAGCAGAGCCTAGCTCTTTTCGGTCCCGAGGGAAAGGAGGAAGAGAGCGTGATTGTGACATCGTTTTCAAGCTTGAAGAGGCTGCTTCTTGAGGCTGTTGCGTTTGGTTCGTTTCTATGGGACACAGAGGAGTATGTAGACGGCGCGTTTAAGCTCAAGGAGAATGAGAATGCAGAAGAGAATAGCAGTGTCTGA
- the LOC106349001 gene encoding TRAF3-interacting protein 1: MSRCFPFPPPGYDKKITETDPLLKEKYKEKNHKKDKDKEKREVKDRSKDKDKERKKKREKHKDRKDKEKDKEKCKPSEEKKTEVLPNTGNREKLVTNTVQNNSNGESKYVQELGRRIRYDEEATGSQNAQRITNQKGTPGKAFLSSSFCPVQETNYGENDDQSISTQKNFAVGKPMENRDKARHTKSPETSHLKESAAMSDKPRDEAGLKKKTESINKSHQDKSKLIEGPKLKERGKDSLDIRNGRPPDLSQASVKNLIAEGSLGKRMDLDTNGLLYENGTKPNKLQRHSASVSSVENGRTLGSHRSPASEVQGTACKPEVKEAKVNGFVVSGEKEKVCSQSHVAAAMKAKVKENGEASAKPPHPDLKLLDQILSVPKRELFLEVDNDEEWLYGQLGVKLKKARKYSPDSGESLQVWNQAFRIESADILALPYVVPF; encoded by the exons ATGTCTCGCTGCTTCCCATTTCCTCCACCTGGATATGACAAGAAGATTACAGAAACTGACCCTCTCTTAAAG GAGAAGTATAAGGAAAAAAATCACAAGAAGGATAAggacaaagaaaaaagagaggttAAAGATAGAAGCAAAGACAAagataaggaaagaaagaagaaaagagagaaacatAAAGATCgtaaagacaaggagaaggatAAAGAAAAATGCAAACCTTCGGAGGAGAAGAAAACTGAAGTGCTGCCAAACACAGGGAACAGAGAGAAACTTGTAACAAATACCGTGCAGAATAATAGTAATGGAGAGTCAAAGTATGTACAGGAACTGGGAAGAAGGATCAGATATGACGAAGAAGCCACAGGAAGTCAGAATGCACAAAGGATTACTAACCAAAAAGGAACACCAGGAAAAGCATTTTTGAGCAGCAGTTTCTGCCCAGTTCAAGAAACAAACTATGGCGAAAATGACGATCAGAGCATCAGTACTCAGAAGAACTTTGCAGTGGGTAAACCAATGGAGAACAGAGACAAGGCGAGGCATACGAAATCACCTGAGACGAGTCACCTCAAGGAAAGTGCGGCCATGAGTGATAAACCAAGGGATGAAGCAGgtttaaagaagaaaacagAGTCAATAAATAAAAGTCATCAGGATAAGTCAAAACTGATAGAAGGGCCCAAATTAAAGGAGAGGGGAAAGGACTCTCTGGATATAAGGAATGGCAGACCGCCTGACCTTTCTCAGGCGAGCGTCAAGAACCTTATTGCCGAGGGAAGTCTTGGCAAGCGGATGGATCTTGACACAAATGGACTCTTGTATG AGAATGGAACCAAACCAAATAAGTTACAGAGACACtcagcatctgtgtcatctgtGGAAAATGGAAGAACGTTAGGTTCACACCGAAGTCCTGCTTCTGAGGTGCAAGGAACGGCCTGCAAGCCAGAAGTCAAGGAAGCTAAGGTTAACGGCTTTGTTGTCTctggagaaaaagaaaaagtctGCTCACAGAGTCATGTGGCTGCAGCAATGAAAGCCAAAGTCAAAGAAAATGGTGAAGCATCCGCAAAGCCGCCTCATCCGGACCTAAAGCTTCTGGATCAGATACTGAGTGTACCGAAAAGAGAGCTGTTTCTGGAGGTTGATAATGACGAAGAATGGCTATATGGTCAGTTGGGTGTCAAGTTAAAAAAGGCAAGAAAATATTCTCCTGATTCTGGTGA